From a region of the Phaseolus vulgaris cultivar G19833 chromosome 6, P. vulgaris v2.0, whole genome shotgun sequence genome:
- the LOC137833016 gene encoding triacylglycerol lipase 2-like → MANTVVSLVSIALLCITIAQGRPNFEATPSSVNDHGFQIDGICQTAVVTQGYKCEEHQVQTDDGYILSLQRLPAGRSGKKADKPPVLLQHGLFCDALTWLINGPDEALAFILADNGYDVWISNTRGTKYSRGHTSLSSNDAAFWNWSWDELASYDLPAFVNYVHKNTAQNIHYVGHSLGTLMAFTAFSGGKVFNMLRSAAMLSPIAHMRQVNSPIARIFADQFVAEHLGLIGLHEFIPNGEAAAKLVEGLCTTLKIDCSNPLAFFTGPNCCLNSTKLNSFLDHGLQSTATQNLIHLSQMIRTGSIAKYDYRNPLQNGQHYGGVLPPPYDFTAMPKEFPLFLSYGGSDMLSDVNDVQLLLNDLKNHVAKKLVVLFRKEYAHVDFFMATNVKQVLYDPILSFFLVN, encoded by the exons ATGGCTAACACAGTAGTGAGCTTGGTTTCAATAGCCCTCCTTTGCATTACAATAGCACAAGGGAGACCAAATTTTGAAGCAACACCCTCTTCAGTTAATGATCATGGTTTTCAAATTGATGGTATCTGCCAAACAGCGGTAGTGACACAAGGTTACAAATGTGAAGAACATCAG GTTCAGACAGACGATGGCTACATCCTCAGTCTGCAGAGGTTGCCAGCGGGGCGCTCCGGTAAGAAAGCCGACAAGCCACCGGTGCTTTTACAACATGGTCTCTTCTGT GATGCCCTAACATGGCTGATAAATGGTCCAGATGAAGCATTGGCTTTTATCTTAGCAGATAATGGTTATGATGTGTGGATTTCCAATACTCGTGGAACAAAATATAGCCGCGGCCACACATCACTGTCTTCTAATGACGCG GCTTTTTGGAATTGGTCATGGGATGAGTTGGCTAGTTATGATCTTCCTGCTTTTGTGAACTATGTGCACAAAAACACTGCTCAGAACATTCATTACGTTGGTCATTCTTTG GGAACCTTAATGGCTTTTACTGCTTTCTCTGGAGGAAAAGTGTTCAACATGTTGAGATCAGCTGCAATGCTTTCCCCAATTGCTCATATGCGTCAAGTTAATTCACCAATAGCAAGAATATTTGCTGACCAATTTGTAGCTGAG CATCTTGGCTTAATAGGCCTCCATGAATTCATTCCAAACGG GGAAGCTGCTGCCAAATTAGTGGAAGGCTTGTGCACTACTTTAAAAATTGACTGCTCAAACCCGTTGGCATTTTTCACAG GTCCAAATTGCTGCTTAAATTCCACCAAACTAAATTCCTTTCTTGATCATGGACTACAGTCAACAGCAACACAGAACTTGATCCATCTTAGTCAAA TGATCAGAACAGGAAGTATAGCAAAATATGATTATCGTAATCCATTACAGAACGGCCAGCACTATGGTGGAGTATTGCCTCCTCCTTATGACTTCACAGCAATGCCAAAGGAATTTCCTCTTTTTCTGAGCTATGGAGGATCAGATATGCTATCTGACGTAAATGATGTGCAGCTTTTGCTGAATGACCTCAAAAATCATGTTGCAAAGAAGCTCGTGGTGTTGTTTAGGAAAGAATATGCTCACGTTGATTTTTTCATGGCTACCAATGTTAAACAAGTTCTTTATGATCCTATTCTATCTTTCTTCCTGGTTAATTGA
- the LOC137832955 gene encoding uncharacterized protein yields the protein MQQLMESIRALQQAVAAFKVDQERILAVLHANNEELHRANVELCRDLQRMGERTTDERKLPIPVRARPMPFSQAIMDTVIPASFMGPNIAFTGVEDPEAHITAFHTQMMISGGTDAMHYKLFMSTFSGTALDWFISLPDGHITSFDQFSTLFREQYIVNQAPPPVSYDLFDVKQYHGETLKDFINRFGALVVKLHTKDEDMTVHAFRRGVLPGPFRDSLIRCCPKTLSEIRHRAVAHIEEEEESKKKRGSIGLVYY from the coding sequence atgcaacaactcatggagagcATTCGCGCTCTCCAGCAGGCTGTAGCGGCGTTCAAGGTTGACCAGGAGAGGATTTTGGCAGTGTTGCATGCAAACAATGAGGAACTGCACAGAGCCAACGTAGAACTATGCAGAGATTTGCAACGCATGGGTGAGCGTACAACTGATGAGCGAAAGCTGCCCATACCGGTTAGGGCACGCCCCATGCCATTTTCGCAAGCAATCATGGACACTGTGATACCAGCCAGCTTCATGGGGCCAAATATCGCCTTCACAGGCGTAGAGGACCCAGAAGCCCATATCACGGctttccacacccagatgatgatCTCAGGAGGCACCGACGCCATGCACTATAAGTTGTTTATGAGTACTTTCTCAGGCacagcgttggactggttcatcagtctTCCTGATGGACACATTACCTCATTCGACCAATTCTCAACATTATTCAGAGAGCAGTACATCGTCAACCAGGCTCCCCCTCCTGTCTCTTACGATCTCTTTGACGTAAAGCAATACCATGGAGAGACTTTGAAAGACTTCATAAACAGGTTCGGGGCACTGGTGGTGAAACTGCACACCAAAGACGAAGACATGACGGTACACGCCTTCAGACGAGGGGTGTTGCCAGGACCCTTCCGTGATTCTCTGATAAGGTGTTGCCCAAAGACGTTAAGCGAGATCCGCCACAGAGCCGTAGCCCATatcgaagaagaagaagaatctaAAAAAAAGCGCGGAAGCATTGGCCTTGtctattattaa
- the LOC137830906 gene encoding triacylglycerol lipase 2-like: MASTVVTLFSLVLLCMAPAQGRKTPTLHNQYLTSNPVIHDYVDGVCKTMVETQGYTCEEHKVTTEDGYILSLQRMPAGRSGEKADKPPVLLQHGIFSDASTWLVNSPDESLGFILADNGYDVWLANVRGTKYSNGHTALDSDDEAYWDWSWDELASYDLPAFVQYVYNYTGQTIHYAGHSLGTLMALAALSQGQGLNMLRSAALLCPIAHMNQITSLLTKIAADTFIANDLYWLGIHEFNPNGGGAASKFVEDICNKLNLNCSSLLTLVTGPNCCLNSSMTDISSEPTATKNLIHLSQMIKTGKIAKYDYGDEGENMQHYGQAVPPLYDMTAIPNEFPLFVTYGGQDMLSDVNDVQVLLNDLQHHDGNKLVVLFKEDYAHLDFVRAVNANQIIYDPIIAFYKAN, encoded by the exons ATGGCCAGCACTGTTGTTACCTTGTTTTCACTAGTCCTGCTTTGCATGGCACCAGCTCAAGGGAGGAAAACACCTACCCTACACAATCAATACCTCACATCCAATCCAGTTATTCATGATTATGTTGATGGTGTCTGCAAAACTATGGTAGAGACACAAGGTTACACCTGTGAAGAACACAAG GTTACAACTGAGGATGGCTACATCCTGAGCCTCCAGAGGATGCCGGCAGGGCGGTCCGGCGAGAAGGCCGACAAGCCGCCGGTGCTATTGCAGCATGGCATCTTTAGT GATGCTTCAACATGGCTGGTGAATTCTCCAGATGAATCATTGGGATTTATCTTAGCAGATAATGGGTATGATGTGTGGCTTGCCAATGTTCGTGGGACAAAATACAGCAACGGACACACAGCACTTGATTCTGATGACGAG GCTTATTGGGATTGGTCATGGGATGAATTGGCTAGTTATGATCTTCCTGCTTTTGTACAATATGTGTACAACTATACTGGTCAGACAATACACTATGCAGGTCATTCCTTG GGAACCTTAATGGCTTTAGCTGCTTTATCTCAAGGACAAGGGCTGAACATGTTGAGATCAGCTGCACTTCTTTGCCCAATTGCTCATATGAATCAGATTACATCATTGCTGACAAAAATTGCAGCTGACACATTTATAGCCAAT GACTTGTACTGGTTAGGAATCCATGAATTCAATCCAAACGG GGGGGGTGCTGCATCAAAATTTGTGGAAGACATCTGCAATAAACTAAACTTGAACTGCTCAAGCCTATTGACACTTGTCACAG GTCCAAACTGCTGCCTAAATTCATCCATGACTGATATCTCTTCTGAGCCAACAGCAACTAAGAACTTGATCCATCTATCTCAAA TGATCAAAACGGGAAAAATAGCAAAATATGATTATGGTGATGAAGGAGAAAACATGCAGCACTATGGACAAGCAGTTCCTCCTCTATATGACATGACAGCAATTCCAAATGAATTCCCTCTTTTTGTGACCTATGGAGGGCAAGACATGCTATCTGATGTAAATGATGTGCAGGTTTTGCTGAATGACCTCCAACATCATGATGGGAACAAACTTGTGGTACTGTTCAAGGAAGATTATGCTCACCTTGATTTTGTTAGGGCTGTCAATGCTAACCAAATTATTTATGATCCTATCATAGCTTTCTACAAGGCTAACTGA
- the LOC137830907 gene encoding zinc transporter 8-like: MGRFRNQFLFSSFILIILIVLPTLVRAECTCDAEDENRDREKAMRYKIAALVSILIASAIGVCIPLLGKVIPALSPEKDIFFIIKAFAAGVILATGFIHVLPDAFENLTSPCLKEHPWGDFPFTGFVAMCTAMGTLMVDTYATAYFQKHHSQEIQSENRDVEKEAGHEGDVHLHTHATHGHAPGPVQSDDHSSQLLRHRVISQVLELGIVVHSVIIGISLGASESPNTIRPLVAALTFHQFFEGMGLGSCISQANFKRVSVIVMGLFFALTTPVGIGIGIGITNVYDENSPTALIVEGVFNAASAGILIYMSLVDLLATDFMNPRMQQSGRLRLGANVSLLLGAGFMSLIAKWA, translated from the exons ATGGGTAGATTCAGAAATCAATTCTTGTTTTCTTCCTTTATTTTAATCATTCTGATTGTACTTCCGACATTAGTTAGAGCAGAATGCACGTGTGATGCAGAAGATGAAAATCGTGACAGAGAAAAAGCTATGAGGTACAAAATAGCAGCTCTGGTATCTATTCTAATTGCTAGTGCAATTGGGGTGTGTATTCCTCTTCTGGGCAAAGTGATACCTGCTTTGAGTCCAGAGAAGGATATTTTCTTTATCATAAAAGCTTTTGCTGCGGGTGTAATTCTGGCTACGGGTTTCATCCATGTGCTACCAGATGCTTTTGAGAATCTGACCTCACCTTGTTTGAAGGAGCATCCATGGGGAGATTTTCCTTTCACTGGGTTTGTGGCAATGTGCACTGCCATGGGGACTCTCATGGTGGATACTTATGCCACTGCTTATTTTCAGAAACACCATTCCCAAGAAATACAGAGTGAGAATAGGGATGTGGAGAAAGAGGCAGGGCACGAAGGGGACGTGCATCTTCACACGCATGCAACGCATGGCCATGCTCCTGGCCCTGTTCAGTCCGATGATCACTCCTCCCAGCTTCTTCGCCATCGAGTCATATCACAG GTGTTGGAGTTGGGAATTGTTGTTCACTCTGTTATCATTGGAATTTCCCTGGGAGCTTCTGAGAGTCCGAACACAATAAGACCATTGGTAGCTGCCTTGACTTTTCATCAATTCTTTGAAGGCATGGGACTTGGAAGCTGTATATCTCAG GCAAATTTCAAGAGAGTATCTGTTATAGTGATGGGGTTGTTCTTTGCGTTGACGACTCCAGTGGGGATTGGAATTGGCATAGGAATAACAAATGTTTATGATGAGAATAGTCCAACGGCTCTTATTGTGGAAGGAGTGTTTAATGCAGCTTCGGCTGGGATCTTAATTTACATGTCACTTGTTGATCTTCTTGCCACTGATTTCATGAATCCTAGGATGCAACAGAGTGGCAGACTCCGTTTAGGGGCCAATGTTTCTCTTCTGTTAGGAGCTGGTTTTATGTCTCTCATAGCTAAATGGGCTTAA